In Populus alba chromosome 1, ASM523922v2, whole genome shotgun sequence, a single window of DNA contains:
- the LOC118063021 gene encoding gibberellin 2-beta-dioxygenase 8 encodes MDPPFLEKYKSLFNDYTTVSKDKDDSLMNASDECELPLIDLQRLTLEHSEREQCVKEIKQAASEWGFLQVVNHGIPQEMLKSLQYEQRKAFQHPFREKAEDNILNLSANSYRWGNPRATCLRQLAWSEAFHVPLTDISRIGDAYKSLSASIGAFTTTANALAKGVAEILAENLGVSSTFFEENCPEETSYLRMNRYPPCPFSSEVFGLMPHTDSSFLTVINQDQIGGLQLLKNGRWINVKPNPEALVINIGDLFQALSNDVYKSIKHRVLAPQQVERFSLAFFYCPTYETVIESSIKPSKYKEFTFREFMMQIQSDLKATGDKVGVSRFLL; translated from the exons ATGGATCCTCCATTTCTAGAGAAATACAAATCCCTCTTCAACGATTATACCACAGTATCAAAAGACAAGGATGATAGCCTAATGAATGCTAGTGATGAGTGTGAGCTGCCTCTCATAGATCTTCAGCGTTTGACACTTGAACACTCGGAGAGAGAGCAATGTGTAAAAGAGATAAAGCAGGCTGCGAGTGAATGGGGATTCCTTCAAGTTGTCAATCATGGGATTCCACAGGAGATGTTGAAGAGCCTTCAATACGAGCAAAGGAAGGCTTTCCAACATCCGTTCAGAGAAAAGGCTGAAGACAACATTCTGAATTTGTCTGCAAATAGTTACAGATGGGGAAACCCTAGAGCCACTTGTTTGAGGCAGCTCGCATGGTCAGAAGCCTTCCACGTACCTCTCACTGATATTTCAAGAATCGGTGATGCATACAAGAGTCTCAG TGCAAGCATTGGAGCTTTCACAACAACAGCTAACGCATTAGCTAAAGGCGTGGCAGAAATTCTGGCTGAGAATCTGGGAGTTTCATCCACCTTCTTTGAAGAGAATTGTCCAGAAGAAACTAGTTATCTTCGAATGAATAGATATCCTCCATGTCCATTCTCTTCTGAGGTCTTTGGCTTGATGCCTCATACCGATAGTAGTTTCCTCACAGTAATAAATCAAGATCAGATTGGAGGATTGCAACTATTGAAAAATGGAAGATGGATTAACGTTAAACCGAATCCAGAAGCTCTAGTGATTAATATTGGTGACTTATTCCAG GCATTGAGCAATGATGTTTACAAAAGCATCAAGCATCGGGTGCTTGCCCCCCAACAAGTTGAAAGGTTTTCTTTGGCATTTTTCTATTGCCCCACTTATGAGACTGTGATAGAGAGTAGCATCAAGCCATCAAAGTATAAGGAGTTCACATTCAGAGAGTTTATGATGCAGATTCAAAGTGATCTTAAAGCTACTGGTGATAAAGTTGGGGTCTCAAGGTTTCTTCTGTGA